From a single Silene latifolia isolate original U9 population chromosome 6, ASM4854445v1, whole genome shotgun sequence genomic region:
- the LOC141588729 gene encoding uncharacterized protein LOC141588729: MGFGGLLELKLSSLPHTMFREFIYVFRSGKYFEISETERFELTADDVHDVFGLPNSGPKLDLVILWVSGSRDLDGEVLKRAWREKYGIANNKSGIPLNKVQETLLESLVADDEFKKTFILLAMSCFLAPVSGYVLDLRLLSAVEDVSRIKEVNWCRLSSRTW; encoded by the coding sequence ATGGGATTCGGGGGTTTACTTGAGTTGAAGCTTTCTTCCCTCCCCCATACCATGTTCCGGGAGTTTATATATGTTTTTAGGAGTGGGAAGTATTTTGAAATATCTGAAACGGAGAGGTTCGAGTTGACTGCAGATGATGtgcacgatgtgtttggtttaccaaATTCTGGTCCGAAATTGGATTTGGTTATTCTTTGGGTTTCTGGTTCTCGAGATCTTGATGGAGAAGTTTTGAAGCGTGCTTGGCGTGAGAAGTATGGTATCGCCAATAACAAAAGTGGGATACCACTTAACAAAGTTCAGGAGACCCTGCTAGAGTCTTTGGTTGCGGATgatgagtttaagaagacttTTATTCTGCTTGCCATGTCGTGTTTCCTTGCTCCTGTGTCGGGTTATGTGCTTGATCTTAGACTTCTAAGCGCTGTGGAAGATGTTTCTAGGATCAAGGAAGTTAATTGGTGTCGGTTGTCTTCTCGGACTTGGTGA